The sequence GTCCGTTAGTCTCTGAGTCCCTGTCCTGCACGTTGATGATGCCCACCTCTGTACCAGGTGACACGTTCTCAGGTATGGGATTAGACAGTGATTTCAGATATATCACTGGAGCATTATCATTGACATCAGTAACATCTATTATTACTTTGGCGTACGAGGTAAGTCCTAATCCATCTTTAGCCTCAACATTTATTTCATAAGAACTACTTTCTTCGTAGTCAATAACACCAGTCACTCGAATTTCTCCCATTTTAGCATcaatagaaaacacatttacatcatcATCAGACATGTGACCAAAGTCATACGTCACATCTCCATTCACTCCCTCATCTGCATCTGTAGCACTAACTTTAATCACTAGAGTCTCTACAGGAGAGTTTTCAGGCAGACTGGCTTTATAAACGGCCTGACTGAACACTGGGGCGTTATCATTAGCATCCAGTACAGTGACGTGAATGACTACTGTACCTGATCTCTGAGGAGAGCCTCCATCTAAAGCTGTGAGGAGCAAATttatctccttctctttctctcgaTCAAGTGTATTCTCCaacacaagctcaaccttgttgcTGTCAACAGCGAGAATGAAATTTTCGTTCTTTTGTAGGTTGTACCTTTGAACAGCATTTTGACCTATATCTGCGTCATGAGCCTTCTCGATAGAGAAACGGTTTCCCTTGCCTGCGGACTCTCCTATTTCCATTTCGATCAAATTCTTTTTGAATTTTGGTGAGTTGTCGTTTACATCCTGGATATGGAGAGTAAGTCGATGAAGCTCCAGAGGATTTTCCAAAACCAGATCTACTTTAACTACACACGAGGGTTTCTTGCCACAAAGGCTTTCTCTGTCCATTCTCTCCGATGTTATCAAATCTCCTGTATTCAGATTGATGTCACAGTACCTTTTCCGAGATTCCTCAAAATCCACACGGGCCTTTCGAGAAGAAAATGTCCTCAGATCAATACCGAGATCTTTAGCTATATTTCCAATAACAGACCCGCGTTTCATCTCCTCTGGGATAGAGTAACTCAGGTCTCCATTAACGACCTGCACCGTTACAAAGAAGGAGGCGAAGCAGAGGATCGGTCGAAGTGCTGCAAATCCTTTGTCTCCCATTCTCTCAAAACAACGACTTCCTTCCTTGTTATTAGAATTTCCTTATAATGTCCAGTTAAGTGAAATAGAAGCTTTCTATGGACGCTCAATAATCCAAACATTTGCAGCAACGACCACGATAAAACACGTTCAAAAATGACCCAGTGCCTTGAAAATCTGCAACTGTCCTGCAAATGCAATGGGTGGAGTAGAGAGTGCCCGATATTTGTCAGCCAACAGCGACACCATGAGTCAATTTTTATCTTCACACTGATGTGCAATTTAATAATCTCCACACGGTCTAAACCCACATAATACGTGAGCTCAGTTTAATATTAATCGTCTATGCGTTGCTAATCAATTTTAATTAACCACCCAGGTTGCATCTCTGTCATTGAGAAAGACTAAACTAAGATCATTAAGATGTAGTTACAAATATGCCATGCTGTTCCTTTACTGTTTTGAAAGCTATTGTTCACATATACAAGGATATAGCTTAAATTATATGACTGGTTGAGCAACTGACAAAGACAGATGGACGTTTAATACAGCACGGACAAATTAATTCGGAGTGTGACCTGACGTTTAAGTATGAAACTGTTGCCAGGTGTACAATAGTTCAACTAATGACCAGATAAAATCATGACAATATTTATAATACGACGTTTGCGGTTCAAATGCATTTCGTTGTAATTTTCTTGGCATTATAataattagttttacatttttttcttatttcaagagGAAGTGGTGGTAGTAGTGCCCTGGAAGTCTAGAAATGATgactgagtttaaaaaaaacaaaacagacatcCATTAAGGCAGCTGATCCTGAGAGCGTGCAGAAGTTCAGGACCATGGACAGTTACCTTCATATTAAACAGAGCTGATGCACACGTTAGTTGAAACCTATGCTAGTCCCCAGGGAACCTAACTTAGACCATAATAACGTGAAAGGGTGAGAGATTAATTTATATACGTAttgatttattctttaaaaCTATCCTGTCGAATAATCAAATTTAAGGTGAACACTTCATTGACGTTACCTGAAGAGAATCCATAAACTTAGCCTTAACATAACCCAATATATGATGACAAAAAGGTAAAGAGATAAATTGTTCAAATCAAAAGCATAAATAAAGGGGAGGTTTTGATGGAcagtaagatttttttttaatccttcagTGACGTGATTTAACAACAGACACTGAAAAGAGTAAAGTTGACCGCTTACTCGATAAAAGGATGTTTCCCCAAAAAAAAGAACTTCTGAATTTTTGAGTTCAAAATCATGTTGCAGCATGGAAATTCTGATGCGTAAATCTATTAATTAATACAAACACATTGCACAGGCCACTTTAGGTTTGAGCGGTTCCTACCTCTAATGAAGCATCCAGGTCTTCAAACGGGTCAGCAAAGTCGGATGGACTTTTCCTCAGAGTCTGGTCAGCAGGCAGTGTGTTGTCATTGTAAGATGacacaaacttaaagtcacTGGTTCGAGATCCTGTTGTCAGGTAGGCGTCATAATTGTAAGCGCTGCGTAAAGTTCCTGTGCCGTCAACATCTGCGTAATTAGGAGGGAGATACGCGCTGGGAATGGCCACTGCTCCGTCAAACAACAGTCTGGGCTTTCTCCTGCGACAAAACCTCACAcccaggatgatgatgatgaaggtcagGAAAAACGTCGACACACACACCAGCGCGATGATCAGATAAGAGGTCAGCTTGGAGTTCTTCTCATCATACGAAATGTCCTTCAGTTCTGGCACCTCAGCCAAGTTATCAGAAATCAGTAAATACATGGAACAGGTGGCAGACAGAGAGGGCTGTCCGTTATCTTTCACTGACACAATAAGGTTCTGTTTCATGCTGTCAGATTCAGAAATGTCCCGCTGGGTCCTGATCTCTCCGCTGTGGACACCAATAGTGAAAAGGCCAGGATCAGTGGATTTCACTATATGATACGACAGCCAGGCGTTCTGTCCGGAGTCCGCGTCCACCGCTATCACTTTGGACACCAGAGAGCCTCCGTGTGCAGCTTTGGGGACCAGCTCGGTCATGAACGAGTTGCCCTCCGGCCCGGGATACAGGATCTGAGGAGAGTTGTCATTCACATCCGATATGAACACACTCACGGTCATGTTGCTGCTGAGCGGAGGAGAGCCGTTGTCTCTGGCCATCACGTGCACTTTGAAGCTCCTGAACTGTTCATAATCAAACGACCTCACAGCGTGGATCACCCCCGTGTCTCCGTTCACTGACACATACGAGGACACCGGGGCACCGTTCACCTCACCGCCTAACAGAGAATAAATCACTGTACCGTTCTGTCTCCAGTCAGGGTCTCGCGCACTAACGGAGCATAAAGTGGAGCCAGGTTTGTTATTCTCACTCACATATGCGCTGTACGACTGTTCCTCAAACACAGGTGGGTTGTCGTTGATGTCTGCTACAGATAACTGAACACTtttagaggaggacagaggtggAGAGCCCTCGTCAGTGGCACTGATTGTAATGTTGTAATCAGACACTAGTTCACGGTCCAGCTGTCCTGTGCTCACCAGAGAATAATAGTTTTTAATAGAAGGAACCAACTTAAAAGGGACATTTTGCTGAATGGAGCAGCGGACCTGTCCGTTAGTCTCAGAGTCCCTGTCCTGCACGTTAATGATGCCCACCTCTGTACCAGGTGACACGTTCTCAGGTATGGGATTAGACAGTGATTTCAAATATATCACTGGTGCATTGTCATTCACATCAGTAACATCTATTATGACTTTAGCGTACGAGGTAAGCCCTAATCCATCTTTAGCCTCCACCCTTATGTCATAGGAACTACTTTCTTCGTAGTCAATAACACCACTCACTCGAATTTCTCCCATTTTAGCATcaatagaaaacacatttacatcatcATCAGACATGTGGCCAAAGTCATACGTCACATCTCCGTTCACTCCCTCATCTGCATCTGTAGCACTAACTTTAATCACTACAGTCTCTAGAGGAGAGTTTTCAGGCAGACTGGCTTTATAAACGGCCTGACTGAACACTGGGGCGTTATCATTAGCATCCAGTACAGTGACGTGAATGACTACTGTACCTGATCTCTGAGGAGAGCCTCCATCTAAAGCTGTGAGGAGCAAATttatcttcttctctttttctcgaTCAAGTGTATTCTCCaacacaagctcaaccttgttgcTGTCAACAGCGAGAATGAAATTTTCGTTCTTTTGTAGGTTGTACCTTTGAACAGCATTTTGACCTATATCTGCGTCATGGGCCTCCTCGATAGAGAAACGGTTTCCCTTGTCTGCGGACTCACTTATTTCCATTTCGATCAAATTCTTTTTGAATTTTGGTGAGTTGTCGTTTACATCCTGGATATGGAGAGTAAGTCGATGAAGCTCCAGAGGATTTTCCAAAACCAGATCTACCTTAACTACACACGAGGGTTTCTTTCCACAAAGGCTTTCTCTGTCCATTCTCTCCGATGTGATCAAATCTCCTGTACTCAGATTGATGTCACAGTACCTTTTCCGAGATCCCTCAAAATCCACACGGGCCTTTCGAGAAGTAAAGGTCCTCAGATCAAGACCGAGATCTTTAGCTATATTTCCGATAATAGAGCCGCGTTTCATCTCCTCTGGAACGGAATAACTCAAGTCTCCATGAACGAGGTGCAGCGTTACAAAGAATGAAGCGTACAGGATAGGACGAAGCGCTGCAAATCCTTTGTCTCCCATCTTGACAAAAAACGACGCCAATGTACAAATGACTGGGCCGAGCAAAATCACTTCAACCTCAATACAGCATCTACAATcccaaatttaaataaaacGCAATGACAGATAGCTTGGAATGAAGGGATTTTTCAGACATATTACAGCCGACGTCAATGCAGCCAGTGGGTGGAGATGTCTGCGCTGCTTTTTCACTGGTCTACAGCGGCACCATGAGTTGCTTTTCACTCTTTACACCTGCTTGTAGCCTTGACACAGTCGACACCCACATCAAGTCCACACACTATCAAAgcgaagtattttttttaacgcaGAATCTGGAATCCCACTTACACCGTTTCAAGACATAAACTGAGTTATGCATGCGTTTTAACTTGGACAGAAACCTAAAGCCAAATAAAACTTGCACTCTTTTAATCAGATTCGTACTGATAACGCACTCATTTCTATTAAATAAAAATCGGGAGCAGTATTTACACAATGTTATAGATTTAGAACACAGCATGCAAGTGGTGACTAGCTTTAAAACTTGTTAAAGATATGAACAACTGTTAAAGAAATGCATCCTTGTAGGCATGGAATTAGTATTTAATTTTTGCCATACAATTTTCACTATGAATTTCATCCCAGAGGGgaaaattaaattatttcaaGAACATGATCAACTCAAATCCCCATCATTATTTGTAACAGCAAGCGCAGTCATAGTAGTAGCTACAGGAAtagtgtagtagtagtagtagtagtagtagcagcatcAGCAGTGGAAGTAATAGTAATTGTAGTATGAAACACGTATGAGATTCATGCTTCAACACAAATGCAGTTTCCAGTTGCACTAGCTGTTTCAggaccatggacagagacaacCAGCTGCTCATATGGCCTGAGAGGCCttcaaaaaaaacattacaggaAAGTCTTTATTCTAAATTACCATTTTTAGTCCATTTCAcagtcttcagctgtcctagaATGCAAAGTGGCTCCACATGTATCAATGACAACTTTTACACAACAATAATTATCATCTTTTTATCTCAAGGGTGTGCACATACAAGGAAGTGGTTAGGTTTTTCAGTCGGTCTCAATTCACACAGAGAAGGAGATATATAGCTGAAATAGGAGAActgggtaaataaataaaaacaagaatgcTGTAATAATTGTGATTTATGTAACATATTTCCATAAACTGGTGTATGTGATGGTAGTTACATTATTACAATTACATTTAGAGTTCGTGTCACAGGGGTATTGTATAGGGGCTTTTTTTCTGTCCCTTCTTCTGATGGACTCAGCCTTACAAAGCTGCATGAGTTTTCCATTAACCAGGGTGTCGTTTATCGTATATttttgtatgtgcagaaggttTAGGTTGGCAGAAATGCATCTTCACAAAACTAAAGATGTAACAGTGAAAGAGTTCATCTAAGTCTGGATCTGCATCCtcaaaaacaaactaataaatGCAGGGAAATCAGGCTTTAATTCCAGCCTCTTCACAGACCTAACCACAGGCTTATCATTCTAGGGTCTCTCCATATGAGGCATACTTTAACTGAATCTGTTActctattttttttgtgtttggctACCAACTAGTGCATGGTGTGTCACAGCAGAGGCTATGCAAAGGAAGAGAGCCGACAGCAATCACTAACCAGGCAAATGCAGgtgcaacaacagcaacatgaGCATATAAAAAAATAGACACCAGTTAGTTCCAAGCAAGCAACCTGATTGGATAAGAGGCATTAAATGAGTGCTGATATATAAGTAAAGCTGTACAACTGCATAACAGTTCAACACCACTGAAACAATTAACTTTCTTTGGCTTGACTGATCAAGCAGACTCCTCGGTATCACACATGTCACCAAGCAGCTCTCAGCAGGAATGTACTTCATGGGTTATGTGATTAATGAAAAACTCTACAAAGTAGTACAGAAAACAAAGTGGTTGGATGAGTTAAaaagactaaatacacagatttGCAGGAGTGCAGGAAAATGTTAATCTGTTGATGGGAACATTATAGTTATGGTCATGTTGTGGAGGTGTTGTGGTGGTCACTTAAAATACTAGCATCAGCAGAACCAGCTGGCTTACAGCTACAACACATCCCATTGCAATGAGTTTACTGAGCTCCGAAACAACTCTATTACTATGTCCAAGTCCAGTTCTCCACTTATCTCTCCTCCCAATGGTAAGAGCCAATATTCAGCAGGGTAGTCAAAACTACTTCAGTGGACATGTAGAAATTCACAGTTTCAGCATCAAAAGCCTGCATTTCAGAAAACTCACCAGAAGAGTAGTCCCGAGAGATGAGCAGAAAGGTGTTTTCACGTCCGTCAGGAATCATCAACAGGCACTGCTAATCCTTCAGGGAGTACAGAGGCAGTTTGATGGTAGGTGCAGCTTGGTGTAAATTACCACTCATCCTTTTTTGACAACCTGGAAAAAACAATGTGAAGCATTGGTATTGTATTTCTAAGGTATGTCTTAATTAGATAATCATACAtttgacaaacacaaaaatcatAGAAAAAGCATAGCCATATGTGGTTAACAATGCCCAACTTGTAATTTATTGTGCAAGAAACTCAAGGCTAAAGCTTCCTTGAGACCTGCCAGCTTAAAGTGTGATGAGTCTGATTATTAATGGGCTGGGTGTGGAATCTGCACTTCCCTATGATTGTGACCATGCTGCCTTTGCATCATTTGTTTGAAAAGTTACTTTTGAGTTATGTTGACCACTATACAATTAATGCTTATTTAACTTATATTCTGACTTTGCATTCAATAATAAAGTTTCCATTAAGAACTGATGATGACAATCTGCAAACCTGTATTGTAGGAGATAACTAGTTTTGGGCAACTTAATAAACAAACCAGAGACAGACTGGAAAGTATGTTCATCAAACCATGTGGatttcaacaaaaaataatttcttgGTTCGTGTGTCGATATTgatgttgaaataaaaattaatcaATCTAATTGCTTTCATAATCTGGCATTAATTTATCCAAGTTAACTgcatatttcaatatttttgtgAGAGACATTGCACCACCAGTAAACTTGCTGTCTACATTAACCTGTGTGTAAATGGTGAGGTTGTCAAAGTAGTGTGTTAACTTCAAACAACATTGCGCAAAAATAGCAATTTTACTAggcttttaattttaatattcttTATTCCTAGAGAATAGCACTATCTACGAATGATGAAACGGTGTGCACTATTCCATTGCTTTATACTCCTCTCATCCCTGTCGCAAGTTGATTTTACGCACGAGCTCTGctcaaaatcaaacaacaaagaCCATGTTTGGTACTTCACCTAAGAGTGATCTTATGTAGTGCAACCTTTACGTTTAATGATAATTTGTTTCCATCGTTGTTTGTGAAAGGTTTGCAAAAGTTCCCGATGACACGATCTTTTAGCTGAACGACAATCCTCCTCCAACCGGCTCATTTGCTGTGTAAACTAATTCGCGAGAGGCTGACAGCAATGTTATTTTCCCATTTCAATTGCACTAATTTATATACAGACTACTTAGGTTTGATCACCTTGCTACGCATCAACCCTCACCTAccccgcccacacacacacgcaccctaGTTTCCACGCGATTCAGCTTTGATTGATATGACGTAACGTTTCAAATTGATTGACAAGAACGCGCTTCCGCTGTGAACTTTTGTATGATCATTGAAGTATGAGGTTGAAGTTTCACCATGGAGATGTATGGCATTATATTGATTCGTATTTTGCATAGAAAAGCAAATGATCATTTCATGGGAGGATACCTATTAGCCCTTAGTCAGTAAATGGAGAAAGGTTCTTGGATTCTTGAGTTGAAATTTGCACCCCAGATGGTCCAGTAATCAATAGAGACAAGCTTACAGCATTTTCTAAGTTTTAAAGAGTCTTTATTTATGACATCAGGACAAGAACAATGATCactcaagaaaaataaataacacagtcacaattttgacagaaaaaaaagtatctcATTATTGCCATGGGTTATACACGCACCTCTCATCAGTTCACTTCCAAGATCATTGAGAAGTTTATCCACTCCTATCTTTCTGTatattaaaacaagaaacacacaaaaaaaacttgaGCAGAtctaaaatatttttcatttctattCTAAACATAATACACCTCACATTAgcattaaaaaagaacaaaattcACTATTGTATCATAAGACAAGACAGAAAAACCaaaggaaacaaacaataattacATTTAGTGGAGCCACAAATAAACAAGTTCAACCTCTTTGTtgtcacatttctttatttaaaaaaaaaaatcacattaacTATAAAATTAACATATAGTACACTCCACTCCACTTTATTCAGCAAAACATGTCCTTTTCCCCAACTGAAACTTCATCATCAAAGCAATTACGTATTTTATTCCAATTCAAATGAAACGTTCTTGGTGACATTACAGTTTATGTGCTTCAGAGGTCAGGaaagaaaatgcaaaatgaAGCATATAAAATAAGCTAATCGTAATTGACCACATTCCAAATATTAGACAAACATTAAGATCAAAAGATTGTTTttccaaaacataaaaacaatatgtAAATACTGCATTGAGCAGTGCTTATAAGCTGATTTGAGCCTTTTCATCTTGAGAAGTTACTGAAATACATCCTCAGAGTGTATggtggtcattattgtggtgatgttaattgttgatgatgataatggaaggtcttaaattggttggttgcttcattgtagatgttccttatttcgaaaaaaaataaaaaataaaaaataaataaaaaattccttatttattttgtgcattgcctttacactgcttggcagtacctgcacccaaattgacttgaagcactttgttactctaactgatcttgtttcctcttgtctagatctttgcttgtgttgttcttgttctcgtatggacgtcgctttggataaaagcgtctgctaaatgacattgtaacattgtaaaagcAGCAACAGTGCCCCTTGAGGTTTGGTCTTATAGGGGCATTGGTTTTACCATATCCCTTCTAAATACAGTTAACTCATAGCTGTATCAATTTGGTTATATCATACCAAACAACCAAAGATTTAAGATTAGTCAAACATTACTACTtgagacaaataaaaataaaaaaggggggggggggggggggggagagaggcaGATCTAATGTTTTTTATCACTGACCCTTCAATTGGGAAAGACTAAATGTTCTCCCAGTCCCCTGACAGTTCCTATAGGTACTCCATCCTGCCTGTGTCTGTCCTACCAAAACTCATGGCTCTTTTAGTTAATTTGCTGCACGGTGAACCCACAAAATGGCTTCCTCCCTGAGCTGTTTTACTAATAAGCCAAAATGGCTTTCCACTCCACATTTCCACTGATAAGAATGAACACAATTCTCATAATTCAGCTAAAGTATTGTACAGGACATGGCTTTGTATTCAAATAGAATTTACAGAAAGTGTTTGCTGCTTCATGATTTACTGTGACTGTTGCACAAGTTTTATTTATGGGTAACTCAACATGTGACATAATGATACATTTACATAAGGCAACACAGTGTAAAAAAGTTACATACCAGGTTGCATGTTTGAGTTTTAGAACTTATTTAAAGAGTATTAGTaaacagattaaacaaaaaggGCCTAATGTGTATGTTGACTCTGCTAGGTATAGAGCAGGCTACTCAAGCTAGGGACGCTTCAGTTACTGTGCGCAACAAGAGTAACatagcaacaaaaacaaactcaaacgaACAAACATACCAGAACTTACCAGGAAAGATGTTGGAGTCCCAAAACCGTAGACACGACAACCATCAAACCATCACACTCTGCTTAATCATACTTTTTCGCTCCTCTCTAACTCACGGATTCGGGctctgttgctgttttcttGTTTGCTTCCTTTCTCGTCGATGCGTAAAGGTGTAAACATGGTGGTACATAAGATTGTGGTTAGTTTATTGCTGCCCATGTCCTCTGCAACTGAGACTGTCTTTCTAATCCTTTCGACAATAACTTCCAGACTTTGACATATTGCATACAATCGACGACGTTGAGAGAGGCCGCTGGAGTTCGCGCGCGAAATTACCATACCAAACAGGTGTGTGAGCCAGGAGAGGACATTTAATGTGACGTACCGGAAATCAACTTCAGTGACTTCCGTCGACTCAGAAAAAAGGAATTAGAATATTTAAATTTAGCCTATCTATTTAAAAATGCTCATTAGCCAGGTGCTACGTTTACAAATGAGCTTttaataaaaatttaaatattggAACTTAAATGCGGGCtatattcaaaatttaaattaaacgTGCAAATTGCACTTAACCGTAATTAGCCTACTTCCGTCACCTgacatcatttaaaataaactttcagttttatgtttttgtaccaagacacaaaaataatcaatacaaattattttagtTGTGCCATTTATGTTGGTTTAGTATGTAATTCATTCATAGACTGAATATTGAATATTGAAATAATATTTTTGactatttaatgtatttatttcaaaatgccatGTTCATGCGTATGATTTCTATTCAAGATAGGCTATTGTGAAATCTAGTACCACTGAGGGTTCCGATTAAACATGTCCAACAACATATTGGGGCTGTTTGTTTAGATAGGCATATGTTCAACAACTTACCATTGTGAAGCAAAGCAACACACCTAGACTTTGATATGCAGGATTTTCCTTGTCCCATAAAGATCAAGAGATTTTAGAATCAGATAAGCTGATTTACTTCCTGGATATTTTCCTCCTGATATCGTTTTGAAAGGGTTTTGTAGGGCAACCTGCAGGTTAAATTAGGAAAGCGAAGCAGTGCCCTTCAAGGTGAATAAAAAATGCTATGCACCATTGTGTACCTTTCTggtaaagaaaacacaaagcagtTCGACACAGGTTGCACTTCAAGGTAGCTGGTCTCCACCTGCCTCTATTTGGTATACAAGTTCTgagtgttctgtttttaaagaggtgATATAGTTATACGGAAAATAAGGTGTTTCTAAATGTAATTTTATTAAAACCAGAgtttgttaaaacatttttttccagtgtcaaaaacatttttttgtgaagtGATCTTCTTTTACAGGATTGCTGTACTCTGCTTAAACTATCTCATAGTCAAGTTTGAAAAGAAGGTAATTAAACTGAATTTATCTGTTGCTCGGAATTACACGGAAAAAGAAAGCATTTAATATGTGGGGTTATCTTAATATTTTGCTCAAAGaagtgttgggttttttttttcaaatattgtaATATTTCACAACTTGAGCTAGGCTTGTTTGCGCAGTGTTgcaatatacatattttttccaTTGCCAGTGTGTGGGTCTTTGTAATGTATGTAATaccatgaataaaaacaagcaagaaCATAGCAGGGCATAACAACAGtacaatatattttaaatgtacggttgtttgtttttcatatatattaaaaaaaattaaaaaatgagctGGAAGATGA is a genomic window of Notolabrus celidotus isolate fNotCel1 chromosome 8, fNotCel1.pri, whole genome shotgun sequence containing:
- the LOC117817626 gene encoding protocadherin gamma-A4-like, with translation MGDKGFAALRPILYASFFVTLHLVHGDLSYSVPEEMKRGSIIGNIAKDLGLDLRTFTSRKARVDFEGSRKRYCDINLSTGDLITSERMDRESLCGKKPSCVVKVDLVLENPLELHRLTLHIQDVNDNSPKFKKNLIEMEISESADKGNRFSIEEAHDADIGQNAVQRYNLQKNENFILAVDSNKVELVLENTLDREKEKKINLLLTALDGGSPQRSGTVVIHVTVLDANDNAPVFSQAVYKASLPENSPLETVVIKVSATDADEGVNGDVTYDFGHMSDDDVNVFSIDAKMGEIRVSGVIDYEESSSYDIRVEAKDGLGLTSYAKVIIDVTDVNDNAPVIYLKSLSNPIPENVSPGTEVGIINVQDRDSETNGQVRCSIQQNVPFKLVPSIKNYYSLVSTGQLDRELVSDYNITISATDEGSPPLSSSKSVQLSVADINDNPPVFEEQSYSAYVSENNKPGSTLCSVSARDPDWRQNGTVIYSLLGGEVNGAPVSSYVSVNGDTGVIHAVRSFDYEQFRSFKVHVMARDNGSPPLSSNMTVSVFISDVNDNSPQILYPGPEGNSFMTELVPKAAHGGSLVSKVIAVDADSGQNAWLSYHIVKSTDPGLFTIGVHSGEIRTQRDISESDSMKQNLIVSVKDNGQPSLSATCSMYLLISDNLAEVPELKDISYDEKNSKLTSYLIIALVCVSTFFLTFIIIILGVRFCRRRKPRLLFDGAVAIPSAYLPPNYADVDGTGTLRSAYNYDAYLTTGSRTSDFKFVSSYNDNTLPADQTLRKSPSDFADPFEDLDASLEVGTAQT